From Arvicanthis niloticus isolate mArvNil1 chromosome 22, mArvNil1.pat.X, whole genome shotgun sequence, the proteins below share one genomic window:
- the Abca7 gene encoding phospholipid-transporting ATPase ABCA7 isoform X4 has product MTFCTQLMLLLWKNYTYRRRQPIQLLVELLWPLFLFFILVAVRHSHPPLEHHECHFPNKPLPSAGTVPWLQGLVCNVNNSCFQHPTPGEKPGVLSNFKDSLISRLLADARTALGGQSTQDMLAALGKLIPVLQEVGGGAWPQESNPPTKQGSVTELLEKILQRASLEPVLGQAQDAMRKFLDTARDLVQEKPKTKKRGPDGLQGASSGLRGFLQLLTLPSLLELRALLQRPRGSAGSLELVSEVLCSTKGPSSPGGLSLNWYEANQLSEFMGPELVPALPDSSLSPACSEFLGALDNHPVSRLLWRRLKPLILGKILFAPDTNFTRKLMAQVNQTFEELAVLRDIHELWGVLEPQFFNFMNDSTNVAMLQRLLGVVGTGQSQQTPRSQKQLEAIRDFLDPSRDGYSWRNAHTDMGHLTGILGQIMECVSLDKLEAMPSEEALVSRALELLGERRLWAGIVFLSPEHPLDPSELSSPALGPGHLRFKIRMDIDDVTRTNKIRDKFWDPGPSADPLMDLRYVWGGFVYLQDLLEQAAVRVLSGREPSAGLYLQQMPHPCYVDDVFLRVLSRSLPLFLTLAWIYSVALTVKAVVREKETRLRETMRAMGLSRAVLWLGWFLSCLGPFLVSAALLVLVLKLGDVLPYSHPVVLFLFLAAFAVATVAQSFLLSAFFSRANMAAACGGLAYFALYLPYVLCVAWRERLPLGGLLAASLLSPVAFGFGCESLALLEEQGDGAQWHNLGTGPAEDVFSLVQVSAFLLLDAVIYGLALWYLEAVCPGQYGIPEPWNFPFQRSYWCGPGPPKSSVLAPAPQDPTVLVEEPPPGLVPGVSIRGLKKHFRGCQQPALRGLNLDFYEGHITAFLGHNGAGKTTTLSILSGLFPPSGGSASILGHDVQTNMAAIRPHLGICPQYNVLFDMLTVEEHVWFYGRLKGVSAATLGPEQEQLIRDVGLIPKRDTQTRHLSGGMQRKLSVAIAFVGGSRVVIMDEPTAGVDPASRRGIWELLLKYRGGRTLVLSTHHLDEAELLGDRVAMVADGSLCCCGSPLFLRRHLGCGYYLTLVKSSPSLLTCDAKGDSEDPRREKKSDSKDKMEDTVFTQGAADKSSQAPAPNAVPVNPSTAQILELVRQHVPGAQLAEALPHELVFTLPYGGALDGSFAMVFQELDRQLDLLGLSGYGISDTSLEEIFLKVVEDAHREGGDPRQQLHLHTSPPQAPTGPEASVLENGELAKLVLDPQAPQGSAPNAAQVQGWTLTCQQLRALLHKRFLLARRSRRGLFAQIVLPALFVGLALFFSLIVPPFGQYPPLQLSPAMYGPQVSFFSEDAPGDPNQMKLLEALLREAGLQDPSVEGKAARGSECTHSLACYFMVPEVPPDVASILASGNWTPESPSPVCQCSQPGARRLLPDCPVGAGGPPPPQAVAAFGEVVQNLTGRNVSDFLVKTYPSLVRRGLKTKKWVDEVRYGGFSLGGQDPDLPSGREVVRTVAAMRALLGPQPGNVLDRILNNLTQWALGLDTRNSLKIWFNNKGWHAMVAFVNRANNGLLHALLPSGPVHHAHSIITLNHPLNLTKEQLSEATLIASSVDVLVSICVVFAMSFVPASFTLVLIEERITRAKHLQLVSGLPQALYWLGNFLWDMCNYLVAVCIVVLIFLAFQQRAYVAPENLPALLLLLLLYGWSITPLMYPASFFFSVPSTAYVVLTCINLFIGINSSMATFVLELLSDQNLQEVSWILKQVFLIFPHFCLGRGLIDMVRNQAMADAFERLGDKQFQSPLRWDIIGKNLLAMVAQGPLFLLITLLLQHRNRLLPQPKPRLLPPLGEEDEDVAQERERVTKGATQGDVLVLRDLTKVYRGQRSPAVDRLCLGIPPGECFGLLGVNGAGKTSTFRMVTGDTLPSSGEAVLAGHKHPCNPAWVACKLFSFLSPS; this is encoded by the exons TGCTTCCAACACCCAACGCCTGGCGAGAAGCCTGGGGTCCTGAGCAACTTTAAGGATTCCTT GATCTCGAGGCTTCTTGCTGATGCCCGCACAGCGCTGGGGGGCCAGAGCACCCAGGACATGCTGGCTGCCCTGGGGAAACTGATCCCCGTCCTCCAGGAGGTTGGAGGCGGAG CCTGGCCACAGGAGAGTAACCCACCGACCAAGCAAGGGTCAGTGACTGAACTCCTGGAGAAGATCCTGCAACGG GCGTCCCTGGAGCCTGTGCTGGGTCAAGCCCAGGATGCCATGAGGAAGTTCTTGGACACTGCCAGGGATCTTGTCCAGGAG aagccaaaaaccaaaaaaaggggACCGGATGGCCTGCAGGGGGCGTCCAGCGGCCTGCGTGGCTTTCTGCAGCTCCTGACACTGCCCAGCCTGTTGGAGCTCCGAGCTTTGCTGCAGAGACCCCGAGGGTCAGCTGGCTCTCTGGAGCTGGTTTCGGAGGTCCTCTGCAGTACCAAGGGGCCCAGCAGTCCAGGGGGCCTGTCCCTCAACTGGTACGAAGCCAACCAGCTCAGTGAGTTCATGGGGCCAGAGctggttcctgccctgcctgacaGCAGTCTCA GCCCCGCCTGCTCCGAGTTCTTGGGGGCACTGGATAACCACCCTGTGTCTCGGCTGCTCTGGAGGCGCCTGAAGCCATTAATCCTCGGGAAAATTCTCTTTGCACCCGACACAAACTTCACTCGGAAGCTCATGGCTCAG GTGAACCAGACCTTCGAGGAGCTGGCTGTGTTGAGGGATATACACGAACTCTGGGGGGTGCTGGAACCCCAGTTCTTCAACTTCATGAATGACAGTACAAACGTGGCCATGCTTCAG AGACTGCTGGGCGTGGTGGGCACAGGGCAGAGCCAGCAGACacccagaagccagaagcagtTAGAGGCTATCAGAGACTTTCTGGACCCTAGTAGGGATGGCTACAGCTGGCGGAATGCCCACACAGACATGGGCCACCTGACAGGAATACTGGGCCAAATCATGGAG TGTGTGTCCCTGGACAAGCTGGAGGCTATGCCCTCAGAGGAAGCTCTTGTGTCTCGTGCCCTGGAGCTGCTGGGTGAGCGCCGCCTCTGGGCAGGCATCGTCTTCCTGAGCCCAGAGCACCCTCTGGACCCATCTGAACTGTCATCTCCAGCCCTGGGTCCTGGACACCTACGATTCAAGATTCGAATGGATATCGATGATGTCACAAGGACCAATAAGATCAGGGACAA GTTTTGGGACCCAGGTCCATCAGCAGATCCTCTCATGGACCTTCGGTATGTGTGGGGAGGCTTCGTGTACCTGCAGGACCTGCTGGAGCAGGCAGCTGTGCGTGTGCTGAGTGGCCGGGAGCCCTCGGCAGGCCTCTATCTGCAGCAGATGCCACACCCCTGCTACGTGGATGATGT GTTCCTGCGGGTGCTAAGCcgctctctgcctctgtttctgacTCTGGCCTGGATCTACTCAGTGGCGCTCACTGTGAAGGCCGTGGTGCGCGAGAAAGAGACACGGCTGCGAGAAACCATGCGTGCGATGGGGCTGAGCCGCGCGGTGCTCTGGCTAGGTTGGTTCCTCAGCTGCCTGGGACCCTTCCTGGTCAGCGCTGCGTTGCTGGTGTTAGTGCTTAAG CTAGGGGACGTCCTTCCTTACAGCCACCCGGTTGTACTCTTCCTTTTCTTGGCGGCCTTCGCGGTGGCCACCGTCGCTCAGAGTTTTCTGCTCAGCGCCTTCTTCTCCAGGGCCAACATGGCAGCAGCCTGCGGGGGGCTCGCCTACTTCGCGCTCTATCTACCGTATGTGCTGTGTGTCGCCTGGCGCGAGCGCCTGCCCCTGGGCGGACTCTTAGCTGCG AGCCTGCTGTCCCCCGTAGCTTTTGGTTTTGGATGTGAAAGCCTGGCGCTACTGGAGGAGCAGGGGGATGGGGCTCAGTGGCACAATTTGGGCACAGGCCCCGCGGAGGATGTCTTCAGCCTGGTGCAGGTGTCTGCCTTCCTGTTGCTTGACGCTGTCATCTACGGCCTTGCTCTCTGGTACTTAGAGGCCGTATGCCCAG GCCAGTATGGAATCCCTGAACCATGGAATTTCCCCTTTCAGAGGAGCTACTGGTGTGGTCCTGGACCTCCCAAGAGTTCTGTCTTGGCCCCTGCCCCACAAGATCCCACGG TTCTGGTGGAAGAGCCACCACCTGGCCTGGTTCCTGGTGTCTCCATTCGAGGCCTGAAGAAGCACTTTCGTGGCTGTCAGCAGCCAGCCCTGCGAGGGCTCAACCTTGACTTCTACGAAGGCCACATCACAGCCTTTTTGGGTCATAACGGGGCTGGCAAGACAACCACACT GTCCATCTTGAGCGGTCTCTTCCCACCCAGTGGTGGCTCAGCCTCCATCCTGGGCCATGATGTGCAAACCAACATGGCAGCCATCCGGCCCCACCTGGGCATCTGCCCACAGTACAATGTGCTGTTTGACAT GCTGACCGTGGAAGAGCATGTTTGGTTCTACGGCCGTCTGAAAGGTGTGAGTGCAGCCACCCTAGGCCCTGAGCAGGAACAGCTGATTCGGGATGTAGGGCTCATCCCCAAGCGGGACACTCAGACGCGTCACCTCTCTG GTGGAATGCAGCGGAAACTTTCTGTGGCCATTGCCTTTGTGGGTGGCTCTCGTGTGGTTATCATGGATGAGCCCACTGCTGGTGTGGACCCCGCTTCCCGCCGCGGCATTTGGGAATTGCTACTTAAATACAGAGGAG GTCGGACACTGGTCCTCTCCACTCACCACCTGGATGAGGCGGAGCTCTTGGGAGACCGTGTGGCCATGGTGGCAGATGGCTCTTTGTGCTGCTGTGGGTCCCCACTTTTCTTGCGCCGACACTTGGGCTGCGGTTACTACCTGACACTGGTGAAGAGTTCTCCGTCCCTCCTCACCTGTGATGCAAAG GGAGACAGTGAGGATCCCAGACGGGAAAAGAAGTCAGACAGCAAGGACAAGATGGAAG ACACAGTATTCACACAAGGAGCCGCGGACAAGAGCAGCCAGGCCCCAGCTCCCAATGCAGTCCCCGTCAACCCCAGCACAGCCCAGATACTGGAGCTAGTGCGGCAGCATGTCCCTGGAGCACAGCTGGCGGAGGCGCTGCCCCATGAGCTGGTGTTCACACTGCCCTACGGGGGAGCCCTGGATGGCAGCTTCGCCATGGTCTTCCAAGAGCTGGATCGGCAACTGGACCTTCTGGGGCTCAGCGGCTATGGAATCTCGGACACCAGCCTGGAGGAG ATCTTCCTAAAGGTGGTGGAGGACGCACACAGAGAAG GTGGTGACCCCAGACAGCAGCTGCACCTTCACACATCCCCTCCGCAGGCCCCCACAGGGCCAGAGGCATCAGTTCTGGAGAATGGGGAGCTGG CTAAGCTGGTGCTGGATCCCCAAGCCCCACAGGGCTCTGCACCCAACGCCGCCCAAGTGCAAGGCTGGACACTTACCTGCCAACAGCTCCGGGCTCTGCTCCACAAGCGTTTTCTGCTTGCTCGCCGCAGCCGCCGGGGCCTGTTTGCACAG ATCGTGCTGCCTGCCCTCTTTGTGGGCCTGGCCCTGTTCTTCAGCCTCATTGTGCCTCCGTTTGGCCAGTACCCACCCCTGCAGCTCAGCCCTGCTATGTACGGCCCTCAGGTCTCCTTCTtcag TGAGGATGCTCCTGGGGACCCCAACCAGATGAAGCTGCTGGAGGCTCTGCTAAGGGAAGCCGGGCTGCAGGACCCCAGTGTGGAGGGCAAAGCTGCCAG GGGATCTGAGTGTACACATTCCCTGGCTTGCTACTTCATGGTCCCTGAGGTCCCTCCAGATGTGGCTAGCATCCTGGCCAGCGGCAACTGGACTCCAGAATCTCCATCCCCGGTCTGCCAGTGCAGCCAGCCTGGAGCCCGCCGCCTGTTGCCAGATTGCCCAGTTGGGGCTGGGGGTCCGCCACCACCCCAGGCTGTGGCTGCCTTTGGGGAGGTGGTCCAGAACCTCACTGGCCGAAATGTGTCTGACTTTCTGGTGAAGACGTACCCCAGCCTGGTGCGCCGGGG CCTGAAGACCAAGAAGTGGGTAGATGAGGTCAG ATACGGGGGCTTCTCCCTGGGAGGCCAAGATCCAGACCTGCCCTCAGGGCGTGAGGTGGTTCGCACAGTGGCAGCCATGCGGGCACTGCTGGGCCCCCAACCTGGCAATGTGCTGGATCGTATCCTGAATAACCTCACGCAGTGGGCCCTTGGCCTTGACACCCGGAACAGCCTCAAG ATCTGGTTCAACAACAAGGGCTGGCATGCCATGGTGGCCTTTGTGAACAGAGCCAACAATGGACTCCTGCATGCCCTCCTACCATCTGGTCCAGTCCACCATGCCCACAGCATCATTACCCTCAACCATCCTTTGAACTTGACCAAGGAGCAGCTGTCTGAAGCTACGCT GATAGCCTCCTCCGTGGATGTCCTTGTCTCCATCTGTGTGGTCTTTGCCATGTCATTTGTCCCAGCCAGCTTTACCCTGGTCCTCATAGAGGAACGCATCACCAGAGCCAAGCATCTACAGCTGGTCAGCGGCTTGCCCCAAGCCCTCTACTGGCTTGGCAACTTCCTCTGGGACATG TGTAATTACTTGGTGGCAGTGTGCATAGTGGTGCTCATCTTCCTGGCCTTTCAGCAGAGAGCCTATGTGGCCCCAGAGAACCTGCCTGCTCTCTTACTCTTGCTACTGTTGTATGG CTGGTCTATCACACCACTCATGTACCcagcctccttcttcttctctgtgcCCAGCACGGCCTATGTGGTGCTCACCTGCATCAACCTCTTCATTGGCATCAACAGCAGCATGGCCACCTTCGTGCTGGAACTACTTTCAGATCAG AACCTGCAAGAAGTGAGCTGGATCCTGAAGCAGGTGTTTCTTATCTTCCCCCACTTCTGCCTTGGCCGAGGGCTCATTGACATGGTGCGGAACCAGGCCATGGCAGATGCCTTTGAGCGCTTAG GAGACAAGCAATTCCAATCACCTCTACGCTGGGACATCATTGGCAAGAACCTCCTGGCCATGGTGGCCCAGGGGCCTCTGTTTCTCCTCATCACACTCCTGCTCCAACACCGCAACCGCCTCCTGCCACA ACCAAAACCAAGACTGCTGCCGCCCCtgggggaggaggatgaggatgtggCTCAGGAGCGTGAGCGGGTGACCAAGGGGGCCACCCAGGGTGATGTACTGGTCCTCAGGGACTTGACCAAG GTGTACCGTGGGCAGAGGAGCCCAGCAGTGGATCGCCTGTGCTTAGGGATCCCCCCTGGGGAG